Proteins from one Mytilus galloprovincialis chromosome 11, xbMytGall1.hap1.1, whole genome shotgun sequence genomic window:
- the LOC143052192 gene encoding kelch-like protein 24 isoform X1, giving the protein MKSFRSRLSTRSRGSSIRGVGEDAEISLRDICDTSMSSQVIISPEKVYSTGLLEGIQRLWNTGDHSDVIILVGEKTFKCHKFMLAAVSTYFDAMFSSGMRESVSGEVTFPEMDPDLFDCVIKFVYSGDIELTIDNGVEILSIASVLQIKMLQQICEDFLYPHITSENCLKIWKLASFHDCHNLANHAIKIVAANYQEIRKTSDFVELEGKELASIMKEDNLQTDSEDRLCDTVFQWLEHDLEKRKKFCGNLFENIRLSFLNPEYLLTIEDRHDFLKDDLETMKYINEAKKYHLLPARQQDICNKQTRYRLSSGTEEVVVLLGGCESTTPPYIRSLQVICYSFQSKEWFELSALPYDPGIEFASCTYKNDIFVSGGGSMQNCLLRYDADKNKWVQMATMKSGRRRHSVVAVTGGLYALGGYDNKLEDGSRMLSSIELYDIREDEWSEVGQLPIAISSFSAAVVGESIYTFGGEKNDRKDTAFIQCFDTRMRQSCKLDAKIPMACKLTRSVTVNSRVFLIFYDGRVVEFCKDTKESRKTYCRTVGRLTAYQRIHFGVIHYQGNIIVLGGEIESNTLCKDLIMFDPSTSGCTTLSDTLPAPRLIDGCVKIAALKKHMKPLQK; this is encoded by the exons ATGAAAAGTTTTCGTTCCAGGTTGTCCACGCGGAGTAGAGGTTCCTCTATACGAGGCGTGGGCGAGGATGCAGAAATTTCATTAAGG gataTTTGTGATACAAGCATGTCATCACaagtgattatctcccctgagAAGGTTTACTCCACGGGACTACTCGAAGGTATCCAACGTCTATGGAATACTGGAGATCATTCAGATGTCATAATTCTGGTGGGAGAGAAGACATTCAAATGTCACAAATTTATGTTGGCAGCAGTATCCACATACTTCGACGCCATGTTTTCTTCAGGCATGCGCGAAAGTGTAAGTGGTGAAGTGACTTTTCCGGAAATGGATCCTGATCTGTTTGATTGCGTGATTAAGTTTGTTTACAGCGGCGATATTGAACTCACGATAGACAATGGCGTCGAAATTCTCAGTATTGCATCCGTTTTGCAAATCAAAATGCTACAGCAAATTTGTGAAGATTTTCTCTATCCACATATAACCTccgaaaattgtttaaaaatttggAAACTTGCTTCATTTCATGACTGCCATAACCTTGCTAACCATGCAATAAAAATCGTTGCTGCGAACTACCAAGAAATTCGTAAAACTAGTGACTTTGTTGAATTAGAAGGCAAAGAGCTTGCGAGTATAATGAAAGAGGACAACTTACAAACCGATAGCGAGGATCGACTCTGTGATACAGTTTTCCAGTGGCTTGAACACGATTTAGAAAAACGGAAGAAATTTTGCGGCAATCTTTTCGAAAACATTCGCCTGTCTTTCCTAAATCCGGAATATTTACTAACAATCGAGGACCGACATGACTTTCTCAAAGATGATTTAGAGACAATGAAATACATCAACGAAGCAAAGAAATACCATCTTCTACCTGCTCGACAGCAGGACATTTGCAACAAGCAGACACGATATCGTCTGTCGTCTGGAACAGAAGAAGTGGTTGTCCTCTTAGGAGGATGTGAATCAACAACTCCACCGTACATCAGAAGTCTGCAGGTCATATGTTACAGTTTCCAGAGTAAGGAATGGTTTGAGTTATCTGCCCTTCCTTATGATCCTGGTATAGAGTTTGCATCATGCACTTACAAGAATGATATTTTCGTGTCAGGTGGGGGGTCAATGCAAAATTGCCTTCTGAGATACGACGCAGACAAGAACAAATGGGTTCAAATGGCAACGATGAAAAGCGGAAGGCGCCGACATTCTGTCGTTGCTGTAACTGGTGGCCTTTATGCCTTAGGCGGATACGACAACAAATTAGAAGATGGTTCGCGCATGCTCTCAAGTATCGAGTTGTACGACATCCGCGAAGACGAATGGTCAGAAGTAGGTCAACTACCAATTGCAATTAGTTCATTTTCAGCAGCAGTGGTTGGTGAGAGTATTTATACCTTCGGAGGTGAAAAGAACGATCGGAAAGACACCGCTTTCATTCAGTGCTTTGATACACGCATGCGTCAGTCATGTAAGCTTGatgccaaaattccaatggcttgTAAGCTTACACGTTCCGTTACTGTTAACAGTAGAGTGTTCCTGATTTTCTATGATGGCCGTGTAGTTGAGTTTTGCAAAGACACAAAAGAAAGTAGGAAAACGTATTGCCGAACCGTTGGTAGACTAACAGCCTATCAGAGAATTCATTTCGGCGTCATTCATTACCAAGGTAACATTATCGTTCTTGGTGGCGAAATTGAAAGTAATACGCTTTGTAAAGATCTAATAATGTTTGACCCTTCAACTTCTGGATGTACGACATTAAGCGACACACTTCCGGCACCAAGACTGATTGACGGCTGCGTCAAAATAGCTGCGCTAAAAAAGCACATGAAACCTTTGCAAAAATGA
- the LOC143052192 gene encoding kelch-like protein 24 isoform X2 — translation MSSQVIISPEKVYSTGLLEGIQRLWNTGDHSDVIILVGEKTFKCHKFMLAAVSTYFDAMFSSGMRESVSGEVTFPEMDPDLFDCVIKFVYSGDIELTIDNGVEILSIASVLQIKMLQQICEDFLYPHITSENCLKIWKLASFHDCHNLANHAIKIVAANYQEIRKTSDFVELEGKELASIMKEDNLQTDSEDRLCDTVFQWLEHDLEKRKKFCGNLFENIRLSFLNPEYLLTIEDRHDFLKDDLETMKYINEAKKYHLLPARQQDICNKQTRYRLSSGTEEVVVLLGGCESTTPPYIRSLQVICYSFQSKEWFELSALPYDPGIEFASCTYKNDIFVSGGGSMQNCLLRYDADKNKWVQMATMKSGRRRHSVVAVTGGLYALGGYDNKLEDGSRMLSSIELYDIREDEWSEVGQLPIAISSFSAAVVGESIYTFGGEKNDRKDTAFIQCFDTRMRQSCKLDAKIPMACKLTRSVTVNSRVFLIFYDGRVVEFCKDTKESRKTYCRTVGRLTAYQRIHFGVIHYQGNIIVLGGEIESNTLCKDLIMFDPSTSGCTTLSDTLPAPRLIDGCVKIAALKKHMKPLQK, via the coding sequence ATGTCATCACaagtgattatctcccctgagAAGGTTTACTCCACGGGACTACTCGAAGGTATCCAACGTCTATGGAATACTGGAGATCATTCAGATGTCATAATTCTGGTGGGAGAGAAGACATTCAAATGTCACAAATTTATGTTGGCAGCAGTATCCACATACTTCGACGCCATGTTTTCTTCAGGCATGCGCGAAAGTGTAAGTGGTGAAGTGACTTTTCCGGAAATGGATCCTGATCTGTTTGATTGCGTGATTAAGTTTGTTTACAGCGGCGATATTGAACTCACGATAGACAATGGCGTCGAAATTCTCAGTATTGCATCCGTTTTGCAAATCAAAATGCTACAGCAAATTTGTGAAGATTTTCTCTATCCACATATAACCTccgaaaattgtttaaaaatttggAAACTTGCTTCATTTCATGACTGCCATAACCTTGCTAACCATGCAATAAAAATCGTTGCTGCGAACTACCAAGAAATTCGTAAAACTAGTGACTTTGTTGAATTAGAAGGCAAAGAGCTTGCGAGTATAATGAAAGAGGACAACTTACAAACCGATAGCGAGGATCGACTCTGTGATACAGTTTTCCAGTGGCTTGAACACGATTTAGAAAAACGGAAGAAATTTTGCGGCAATCTTTTCGAAAACATTCGCCTGTCTTTCCTAAATCCGGAATATTTACTAACAATCGAGGACCGACATGACTTTCTCAAAGATGATTTAGAGACAATGAAATACATCAACGAAGCAAAGAAATACCATCTTCTACCTGCTCGACAGCAGGACATTTGCAACAAGCAGACACGATATCGTCTGTCGTCTGGAACAGAAGAAGTGGTTGTCCTCTTAGGAGGATGTGAATCAACAACTCCACCGTACATCAGAAGTCTGCAGGTCATATGTTACAGTTTCCAGAGTAAGGAATGGTTTGAGTTATCTGCCCTTCCTTATGATCCTGGTATAGAGTTTGCATCATGCACTTACAAGAATGATATTTTCGTGTCAGGTGGGGGGTCAATGCAAAATTGCCTTCTGAGATACGACGCAGACAAGAACAAATGGGTTCAAATGGCAACGATGAAAAGCGGAAGGCGCCGACATTCTGTCGTTGCTGTAACTGGTGGCCTTTATGCCTTAGGCGGATACGACAACAAATTAGAAGATGGTTCGCGCATGCTCTCAAGTATCGAGTTGTACGACATCCGCGAAGACGAATGGTCAGAAGTAGGTCAACTACCAATTGCAATTAGTTCATTTTCAGCAGCAGTGGTTGGTGAGAGTATTTATACCTTCGGAGGTGAAAAGAACGATCGGAAAGACACCGCTTTCATTCAGTGCTTTGATACACGCATGCGTCAGTCATGTAAGCTTGatgccaaaattccaatggcttgTAAGCTTACACGTTCCGTTACTGTTAACAGTAGAGTGTTCCTGATTTTCTATGATGGCCGTGTAGTTGAGTTTTGCAAAGACACAAAAGAAAGTAGGAAAACGTATTGCCGAACCGTTGGTAGACTAACAGCCTATCAGAGAATTCATTTCGGCGTCATTCATTACCAAGGTAACATTATCGTTCTTGGTGGCGAAATTGAAAGTAATACGCTTTGTAAAGATCTAATAATGTTTGACCCTTCAACTTCTGGATGTACGACATTAAGCGACACACTTCCGGCACCAAGACTGATTGACGGCTGCGTCAAAATAGCTGCGCTAAAAAAGCACATGAAACCTTTGCAAAAATGA